Proteins found in one Aethina tumida isolate Nest 87 chromosome 1, icAetTumi1.1, whole genome shotgun sequence genomic segment:
- the LOC109595814 gene encoding cytochrome b-c1 complex subunit 7 produces MAVSFVQKRFMSSALQRWAYNLSGFNKYGLMRDDLLYEDADVKEALRRLPQNEVDARNYRILRATQLSIQKDILPKEQWTKLEDDKLYLTPLVNEVIKEREEREEWNKNY; encoded by the coding sequence ATGGCTGTAAGCTTCGTACAAAAACGTTTCATGAGCAGCGCCCTTCAAAGATGGGCTTACAACTTGTCGGGATTTAACAAATACGGACTCATGAGAGACGACCTCTTGTACGAAGATGCCGATGTTAAAGAAGCCCTGAGAAGACTGCCACAAAATGAAGTTGATGCCCGCAACTACCGTATCTTAAGAGCCACACAACTGTCCATCCAAAAAGACATTCTGCCCAAAGAACAATGGACAAAATTGGAGGATGATAAGTTATACCTTACCCCATTAGTTAATGAAGTTATTAAAGAAAGGGAAGAACGTGAAGAATGGAACAAGaactactaa
- the LOC109595812 gene encoding exosome complex component MTR3 yields the protein MPVDHRRINGPEDTVPYHLFSKLNIQSLSSKFADVYKNGKRKDDRKSNEHRKMFTDVGVVSQAKGSAYVEQGETKVIVAVYDPREIPNRTEYSLIGEIYCEFKYATFSCQKRRLHQLDAEEKHYSTILKQALESTVCRCEFPNFQVDVYALVLHNDGSALSAAITAAGMAMANGGVPMYDIITSATLGVQNNVKLLDVSLEEEKLCATNISKEYTNGTVTLSYVNSHEQVSQIFVNGHLSLEDVTESVQMLTQACKDIVPLVQKKLVKSVYNKIQEEQ from the exons ATGCCTGTCGATCACAGACGAATTAATGGTCCTGAGGACACTGTTCCATATCATTTGTTTAGCAAATTAAACATACAATCGCTGTCTTCAAAATTCGCCGacgtttataaaaatggtaaacGAAAGGATGATAGAAAATCAAATGAACATAGGAAAATGT TTACTGATGTGGGAGTTGTTTCCCAAGCAAAAGGATCAGCTTATGTAGAACAGGGTGAAACTAAAGTTATTGTTGCTGTGTATGATCCCAGAGAAATTCCCAACAGAACAGAATATAGTTTAATTGGAGAAATATATTGCGAATTCAAATATGCCACATTTAGCTGTCAAAAAAGGAGATTACATCAGTTAGATGCTGAAGAAAAACATTACAgcacaatattaaaacaagCTCTCGAATCAACAGTTTGTCGATGTGAGTTTCCCAATTTTCAAGTGGATGTTTACGCTTTAGTTCTGCATAATGATGGATCTGCTCTAAGTGCAGCAATCACAGCTGCCGGTATGGCTATGGCAAATGGTGGAGTTCCTATGTATGATATAATTACTTCTGCTACTTTGGGTGTTCAGAACAATGTTAAATTACTAGATGTTAGTTTGGAAGAAGAGAAATTATGTGCTACTAACATCTCCAAAGAGTATACAAATGGTACTGTTACTTTGTCATATGTAAATTCACATGAACAAGTTTCCCAGATATTTGTCAATGGACACTTGTCTTTGGAAGATGTTACTGAAAGTGTTCAAATGTTGACACAAGCTTGTAAGGATATTGTTCCATTAGTACAAAAGAAATTAGTTAAaagtgtttataataaaattcaagaagaacaatag